The genomic segment AACATTGACATTGACCATGCCGTTTGTTTCTTCTGCTGTACCAACTAGTTTGATTTTGTATCCTAATTGATAGGCAACTTCAATATCTTCAGGGGAAATCCCACGAATACCGCTTGTTTCCACATTATCTAAATTCACATTCATTCCAAATGCTAACCGGGTCATGATTACCATTTTTCTGGCTGCATCAATACCATCAACATCATTCGTTGGATCTGACTCTGCAAAACCTAGCTCTTGGGCTTCTGCTAAAACTTCTTCATATGACTTTTTCTCTGTTGTCATTTTTGTTAGCATGAAATTGGTTGTCCCATTGACAATACCCATTACTTTTTGAATTTTATCGGCTGCCAGGCTGTTTACAATCGTGCGTAAAATTGGAATTCCGCCAGCAACACTTGCTTCATAAAACAAATCGCATTTATTCGCTTGTGCAACTGCAACTAGTTCATCACCATGAAGCGCTATTAAATCTTTGTTCGCAGTTACTACATGTTTTCCAGCTTTCAAGGCCTGCAAAATGTATTCCCGCGCAGTTGTGATGCTGCCCATAACCTCGACAACAACAGCAATTTCTGGATCATCCAGCACATCAGACGGATTGGTGGTTAGTTCAAAACCTTTTGTTTCATAACGACGATTTTTTTCTAAGTTACGGACTAACACTTTTTTTACAGAAATATGATAGCCAGTTACTTGACTAATTTTTTCTTGGTGCTCTTCTAAAATATGAATTACGCCGCTGCCTACCGTTCCAAAACCTAACACACCTACTTGTAACTTTGCTTCCACTTGAAAACCTCCTTATTATTGTTTAACAAAACAGAAAATTTAACTTTTTTATCACCTACTCATAAAAAAGTAATTAGTGATATTATACGCAACTTCACAGGGAAAAGTAAACCCTTGGACGTAAAGTTTTTATTTTTAGCTGATTATTGAAAAAAGCGCACACAACCAAAGTTGCCCGCACTTGAGTCTCTTCCATTATTCGCTTTGTGTTATTTTCACTTGATAGTTTTTTATTTTATTTCCTAATTTACTTACTGCTTGATTTATTTGTGCTTGTTTTTCGAGTAGTTTCGCATATTCTAACTCTAGAATTTTTTGGCGTTCTTTTAAAGTTATATCACCCTTTTGAAATAATTCCATATACTGTGCTAACGAACCAATCGACAGCCCCGAACTGCGCATACATTTAATAAATTCAATCCATTTCAAGTCTTCATTAGAGTAATCTCTTATTCCCGATGCGTTTCGTTTGATTGGTTTAATCAGCCCTTGTTGCTCATAATACCGTAATGTTGCTGGGGTAATATTTTGACGAGTGGCTACTTCTGAAATATTCATATTAACTTCCTCCTCCACACTTTTTAAACCGTCATATATTTATGGAAAATTAGTGTAATAACGCTAATGCACCCTAAGGATATTCCCATAATTACGATTTGAGTTCCCGCGCTTGAGTTACCACTAAAACTAGAAATGAACTGTGAAGCATACGGAGAAAGTGTTGCACCTAGATTATATGCTACTAAAACAATTGTTGCGCCAAATTTAGCCACTTTTTCGCCGCCAGTAGTAAGTATGTGCATAAAATAAGGCATGATATTACGAAATGAAAATCCTAAAACTAACGAACAAACCAATGTGAAAATAAGAGAGGTAGAAATGCTAGTGAAGAAAATACTCAGACCTGCAGTAAAAGTAGCGATTGGTAGTAACCAGCTTTTTAAATATGTATATGTTCTACCGAATAAATTTCCTGCAATAAAGGCCCCAGCTCCAATAGCGGCAATCATGTTACTACCATTTGTAGCATCCCCTATACCTTGTTCAATCAATAGCGGTGTGATTTGCAAATTATAATTTATAAATAGCAGGACAATGCAGAATAAAACAAATCCTAAAATAATTGACCTTGTTTTCCGTTTATTTGAAATTGTGCTTGATTGAATTTTTTCGTCTGTGCTCGCTGTTTGTACTCGCTGATTTGGAATAAAAATCGCAACAAAAATCAAACTTACAATTGCAAAACTATACACCAAAAAAGAACTAGTCCAACTTATTTTGATTAATTGTCCAACACCAATTGTCATAATGATACCACCAAGGCCTTCACAAGCACTTTCTAACCCCAGCGCTTTTGCCTTTTTTCCGGTGTCGCTTTGATACAAACTACTAATCATTTGAATAAGCAGCCGATTAAACAACCCAATCCCTAAACCTAGTAGACATCTTGAAAGAAATAGAACAAGAAAACTACCTTGGAACCAAGCAGGTAACGTTCCAAAAAAACCAACAATAACTAGTCCTAAAATAATAGTGAATTTCCTCCCTATCATTTTCTCAATCACGCTAGTTAAAAAGACGCCAACTATTAAAAACAACGATGGCACTGTTGTTAATAGCCCTACATATACAGGATCCACCTTATTAAAGCTCTGGGTAATGGCAGGTATATTGGCAGAGATAGCTGGCGCCGAGTTAACGATTAAAGCAACCGATAATAATGCCAGCAACTTCATCGAAAAGAAATTCTTTTTAGTCTTCATCGTTATCAAAAATTTCTTTTGCTAAATTAAAAGCTGACCACGCTTTTGGCCACCCAATATAGAAAGCAAGATGTGTAATTAACGCTACGATTTCTTCTTTCGTTACACCATTTTCTTTTGCGATTTTCAAGTGAGCTTCTAGTTGTGGTACTCCTTGAGTGAGTAAACTTGAAACCGTAATTAAACTGCGATCTCTCGGTGATAATTCTGCTTCACGTGCCCATACTTCGCCAAATAACACATCATCGTTTAACGCAGCAAATTGAGGCGCAAATTCACCTAAATTATTTCTTCCTGCCGTTTGTTTTTTCATTTTTCGCAACCTACTTTCTTTATTTTTTTAATGATAAATAGTCCGCATCGGAAACAGTCTCTAACCACTCAGGTGTCCCCGCAGTAATCGCAATATGTTCAAACCAACTGTCATTAGTTGCTCCGTGCCAATGTTTTATACCATCATGAGTCACAACAACATCCCCAGCCTGTAGGAATTGTGCTGCTTTTCCTTCTTCTTGATACCAACCTTCTCCACCAGTTACTAATAAAATTTGGAAACCATCATGGTGAATATGCCAATTATTTCGGCATCCTGGTTCAAAGGTGACATTTCCGACACCGACATTTATAGCAGAATCAGCTACGAGCGCTTTTAAATAGCTTTGACCAACAAAAAATTTCGCGAAAGCATCATTCTTTTCCCCACTTGGAAAAATCACACCGTTTTTCACTTCTTCAAATTTCACCATTTTCTATCTCCTCCATTCAACATCAAAAAAAGCTGTAACATAAACTAAAAGGATTGCCTTACAAGTTTATGTTACAGCTTACTTTAACTATCGTCCAATACTTCTTAAGCTTAGTTTCATGCCTTTAAAGCATTTTGTATTTTTTTAATAAAGGTGAGTACCGTGTCACTAAGAATTGTTTCTTTCTTCCAAACAAGTACGCAATTGGTTTCATGCCTTGGCATAAGTGGGAGAAATTTTGTATTGTTTTTTTGGTTATTGGTGGCCCCTTTAATCGCAAAAGCCGCACCAACTTTTTTTTCAACCAACGAAATGACATTAAAAATCAAATTATATTTACCAACAATATTCAACTCTGCTTCTTCAAAACCGCCCCATGTACAAAGCATCTTTTGAACTTCTTTTCGACCAGACCAAATTAAAGGTAGATTTAAAATTTCTTTTGGTGATATATCTGCTTGTTTAGCCAATAAGTCTTCCGCCGATACAAGCACTCCCCAAAGTTCTTTATCCGGTAAAATCAACTTATTATAATTATTGGTTGGCACAGGATCGATTAAAACTGCTATGTCTAGTAACCCTTTGTCCAGCCTTTCTGTAATATCATTACTTGTTCCACTATATATATTGAATGTTACTTGTGGATGGTCGGCAATCATTTCTTCCAGCATTGCCGCTAAAAAATGAGAACTATTTGCTTCTACACATCCAATGGAAATTTGACCTTTCAAAAGGGCATTTTGGTATTTAGCAAATTCTTGTTCCGTCTTTTCATCTAGCTCAATAATTTCTTCTGCTCTTTTTTTCAAAAATAACCCTGGTTCGGTTAAGTACAATTTTTTATTTTTCCTTATAAATAAATCGGTTTGCAAACTGGCTTCAAAATCTCTAATTTGCCTGCTAAGTGTTGGTTGTGTGATATGAAGTTTATTGGCAGCTTGAGTGATATTTTGTTCTTCTGCCACGGTAAGAAAATATTTTAACATTCTAATTTCCAATTATTCTAACCCCCTCATATTTTAATTCTATTATACACAAATTATATTTTTTTCTCGAAAAGTTCATGAATAAATGGAAAAAGAGGATACCCAAGAAGGATATCCTCTAAAACTTTTTTGCTTATTTGAGACCGTATTTTTTGTTGAAGCGGTCCACACGTCCGTCTGCTGTAGCATGTTTTTGTTTACCAGTATAGAACGGATGCGAATCAGAAGAGATTTCGACACGAAGTAACGGATACTCGTTGCCATCTTCCCATTTAATTGTTTCGCTTGAGCTCTTAGTAGAACCTGACAAAAATTTGAAATCAGTACTAGTATCAACAAATACCACTTGACGGTACTCAGGATGAATTCCAGTTTTCATTTCTTTTCAACTCCTTCGCCCTGAATCATCTGAAACAGAGTAATAAGTGCTTTTACACACAGTATAGATATTATAACAATGTTAAAGCAAACAAGCAAGATTATTTTTTCACTTTGAAGATAATCCATTTACTAAATACATAGTTCAGCACGAGCACAATAACGTTCGTCCAGATTTTCGCCCATAGTTCGTCTACAGATAGCACGCTTATTAATAGAATCATCACTAAAATGTCTACCAAATAAGTTAAAAAACGAAAACCAAAAAAAGAAGTGACTTCGCGCGTACGCTCTTTCCATGTTGGGGTGTAGCTCTCAAACACATATTTTTTATTAGAAAAATATGCAAAAAGAACCGAAGCAACCCAAGCGACTGTATTAGCGATACGATAATCCCAACCTAAAACAGCTTCACAAATCCAAAAAGTTACAATATTTATAAGTGTTGTAAATCCCCCCATGATCAAATACATCAGGATGCTATGTATTTCGTCTGTATACCATGGAATCTTGTCTAACCATTTTCTTAGTTTGTTCATACAATGTCTTCTTTCTCTCCGTTATATTCTTCTACAAAATAAAGCGGGCGTTTTTTCACTTCATTAAAAATTCGACCTAGATACTCACCGATAATCCCGATACTAATAAGCTGGATTCCACCTAAAAATAGAATAGTAATCATTAGCGTTGGAAAACCACTACCAGTAGACCCAACAACCAGTGTTTTAATAAGAATGTAAATTAAGTAAATAAAAGTACCTAATGATATTGCAAATCCTGCAATAGTCGATAATCTAAGCGGTAATGTTGTATAGGAAGTAATCCCTTCAAGTGCTAAATTAATTAGTGAGCGATAACTCCACTTAGTCTCACCAGCATGTCTTGGGGCCGCATCAAAAGTAACCTCTACTTTTTTAAATCCAATCCAATTATAGAGACCTTTCGTATAACGTTGTGTTTCTCTTAATTTTTTCAGTGCGTCCACACATCGTCTATCTAACAGTCTAAAATCTCCTGTATCTGGCAGGACTGGCGTTTTAGTTACTTTTTGCAAAGTTTTATAATAAAGTTTCGATGTTGCTTTTTTTAACCAACTTTCCCCGTGACGTTTATTTCGTCTCGCATAAACATCCTCATAACCAAGCTCCCAAAGTCCAATCATCTCTGTAATTAACTCAGGTGGATGTTGTAAATCCGCGTCCATAGTAATTACAGCATCCCCTTTGGCATAATCGAATCCCGCAGCCATAGCGATTTCTTTCCCGTAATTTCTTGATAAGTCAACAAAGCCTACTCGTTCGTCTTGTGTGTGTAATTGTTTTACGATTTCGAGCGTGTTGTCCTTACTACCATCATTAATAAACAATAATTCAAAAGTGTACTTATCTTTGACAGTGTCCATAACATTAACAACAGTTTCATATAAAGTTGCAATTGATTCTTGCTCATTATATGCAGGGACAGATATTGTAATTAATTTCATTATCTTTCTCCTTTTCGTATTTCACTCATTACTCTAAAAATGATAGTATCAAAACTAATCCATAAAGTACAGTTACATTATTTTTTAAACATCTCTTCTTGCAACAATTCATAAAAAGCTTCGTTGTTCGCTGTTTTTTTCAGGTAGCGGACAAACCGTTCTGAAATATCAAGTCCATCACCTTGTTTTGGCATCGCTTTTCTAATTTTCCACAGCTGTTCTAAACGCTCTTTAGATAATAATAGTTCTTCTTTTCTTGTTCCGGAGCGGCGCATGTCAATCGCAGGGAAGACGCGGCGTTCTGCTAATTGTCGGTCTAAATGCAGTTCCATGTTACCAGTTCCTTTAAACTCCTCATAAATCACATCATCCATACGCGAGCCAGTATCCACAAGTGCCGTTGCAAGAATGGTCAAACTTCCGCCTTCTTCGATATTACGTGCTGCACCGAAGAATCGTTTTGGCCGGTGAAAAGCTGCTGGGTCAATACCGCCTGAAAGCGTTCGACCACTTGGGGGAATCACTAAATTATAAGCTCTTGCTAATCGAGTAATACTGTCCATCAAAATAACGACATCTCGCTTTTGTTCCACAAGTCGCATCGCACGTTCTAAAACTAATTCTGCTACTTTAATATGATTTTCTGGCACCTCATCAAACGTAGAGCTTACGACATCGGCTTTTACCGATCGTTCAATATCCGTTACTTCTTCCGGGCGTTCATCAATAAGTAAAACAATCAATTCCGAATCAGGATGGTTTATCGTAATAGCATTGGCGATTTCTTTTAGCAATACTGTTTTTCCTGCTTTTGGTGGCGCAACGATTAATCCCCGTTGTCCGAAACCAATTGGTGAAATTAAATCAATCGTTCTAGTAGAAATCGGTGTTTTTTCTGTCTCTAAATGGATTTGGCGATCAGGGTAAAGTGGTGTAAGTCCAGGAAAGTGAACTCTTTCTTTTGCCACTTCTGGATTTTCTCCGTTGACTGCTTCTACATGTAATAAACCAAAATAACGTTCATTTTCTTTTGGCGGACGGACTTTTCCAGAAACTTTATCGCCTGTTCTTAGCTCAAAACGTCTAATTTGAGAAGCCGAAATGTAAATATCTTCCGTGCTAGAAGAGTAGTTGATTGGCCGCAAGAAACCAAAGCCTTCGTTTGGGATGATTTCGAGCACACCTTCCATAAAAAAGAATCCCTCTTTTTCAGCATTTGATTTTAATAACGCAAAAATCAATTCTCTTTTGGTTAGTTTACTATAGTATGTAATTTTATGTTCTTTTGCGAGTGCATAGATTTCTTTAATTGTTAAACTTTCTAAGTATGCAATGGACAGTTTGGCCATGTATGTACCACCTTTTTTGAGTTTGTGAGTTTTTCGGATTTTATAACTATGGGGTTAATAGAGGGAAGGCTGATACAGATTACTCCGCTCAGCCTCAAAAAAGTATCAAATGTTTGTTTCTACGGTACTACTGCGTGTTATATCGGCTCCAATGGCAGTAAGTTTTTCGATGATTTTGCTATAACCACGTTCAATATGTTCTACGCCGTGAATTTCTGTTTGACCATCTGCTAGAAGTCCTGCAATCACAAGCGCCGCACCAGCACGTAAATCAGTTGCCGTTACTTTTGAACCTTGAAGTTTGGCTGGTCCAGTAATAACAGCCGATCTGCCTTCTAGTTTGAATTTACCACCCATTCGTTCTAATTCAGCGATATGTTTAAAACGGCTAGGGTAAATCGTATCTGTAACCACACTACTACCGTCTGCTCTTGTTAAAAGTGCAGTTAGTGGTTGCTGTAAGTCAGTCGGAAACCCTGGATAAGCATATGTTTTTATATCTATTTTTTTCACTTTTTCTACTTCGCCTACAAAAATCGCATCTTCTTCAATATCCATTGGAACGCCCATTTCTGTCAGTTTAGCAATAATTCCTTCTAAATGGGTTGGAATGACATTTTCAATTCGCACACCTTTTCCAGAAGCTGCTGCAAGAACCATGAATGTCCCTGCTTCAATTCTATCCGGGATAATCGTATGGTGACAACCGTGAAGATGTTCCACGCCTGTAATCCGAATAGTATCTGTTCCTGCTCCTTTAATAATCGCGCCCATATTACTTAAAAGTGTAGCCACATCAATAATCTCAGGCTCTTTTGCTGCATTTTCAATGATTGTTTTTCCTTTTGCGCGAACAGCCGCCAGCATAATATTGATAGTAGCACCAACGCTTACAACATCTAAGTAAATCCGTGCGCCAATAAGTTCATCTGCACGTAAATAAATTGCGCCTTGTTCATTAGTTACTTTTGCTCCTAGTGCTTCGAATCCTTTAATATGTTGGTCAATCGGACGCGGACCAAGGTAACAGCCACCTGGAAGACCAATAACTGCTTTTTTAAATCGTCCTAGCATCGCACCCATTAAATAATAGGATGCTCGTAATTTCTTTACATTTCCATTTGGTAATGGCATCGAAATCATATTTGTTGGATCAATTACTGCTGTTTTATTATCAGAACGAACATTTCCACCAAGCTCTTCTAAAATATCATAAAGTGTATATACATCAGAAATATCTGGTAAACCTTCTAAAACCACTTCAGATTCCGCTAAAATTGCAGCTGGAATCAAGGCAACTGCACTATTCTTCGCACCATCGACTTGCAAGGTGCCGGCTAATTTTTTGCCGCCTTGAATAACTAATTTCTCCGTCACAAATGTACCCTTCTTTCCTGAAGCT from the Listeria seeligeri serovar 1/2b str. SLCC3954 genome contains:
- a CDS encoding LysR family transcriptional regulator, whose translation is MEIRMLKYFLTVAEEQNITQAANKLHITQPTLSRQIRDFEASLQTDLFIRKNKKLYLTEPGLFLKKRAEEIIELDEKTEQEFAKYQNALLKGQISIGCVEANSSHFLAAMLEEMIADHPQVTFNIYSGTSNDITERLDKGLLDIAVLIDPVPTNNYNKLILPDKELWGVLVSAEDLLAKQADISPKEILNLPLIWSGRKEVQKMLCTWGGFEEAELNIVGKYNLIFNVISLVEKKVGAAFAIKGATNNQKNNTKFLPLMPRHETNCVLVWKKETILSDTVLTFIKKIQNALKA
- a CDS encoding MFS transporter, coding for MKTKKNFFSMKLLALLSVALIVNSAPAISANIPAITQSFNKVDPVYVGLLTTVPSLFLIVGVFLTSVIEKMIGRKFTIILGLVIVGFFGTLPAWFQGSFLVLFLSRCLLGLGIGLFNRLLIQMISSLYQSDTGKKAKALGLESACEGLGGIIMTIGVGQLIKISWTSSFLVYSFAIVSLIFVAIFIPNQRVQTASTDEKIQSSTISNKRKTRSIILGFVLFCIVLLFINYNLQITPLLIEQGIGDATNGSNMIAAIGAGAFIAGNLFGRTYTYLKSWLLPIATFTAGLSIFFTSISTSLIFTLVCSLVLGFSFRNIMPYFMHILTTGGEKVAKFGATIVLVAYNLGATLSPYASQFISSFSGNSSAGTQIVIMGISLGCISVITLIFHKYMTV
- a CDS encoding type B 50S ribosomal protein L31; translated protein: MKTGIHPEYRQVVFVDTSTDFKFLSGSTKSSSETIKWEDGNEYPLLRVEISSDSHPFYTGKQKHATADGRVDRFNKKYGLK
- a CDS encoding cupin domain-containing protein, giving the protein MVKFEEVKNGVIFPSGEKNDAFAKFFVGQSYLKALVADSAINVGVGNVTFEPGCRNNWHIHHDGFQILLVTGGEGWYQEEGKAAQFLQAGDVVVTHDGIKHWHGATNDSWFEHIAITAGTPEWLETVSDADYLSLKK
- a CDS encoding carboxymuconolactone decarboxylase family protein encodes the protein MKKQTAGRNNLGEFAPQFAALNDDVLFGEVWAREAELSPRDRSLITVSSLLTQGVPQLEAHLKIAKENGVTKEEIVALITHLAFYIGWPKAWSAFNLAKEIFDNDED
- a CDS encoding glycosyltransferase family 2 protein, whose protein sequence is MKLITISVPAYNEQESIATLYETVVNVMDTVKDKYTFELLFINDGSKDNTLEIVKQLHTQDERVGFVDLSRNYGKEIAMAAGFDYAKGDAVITMDADLQHPPELITEMIGLWELGYEDVYARRNKRHGESWLKKATSKLYYKTLQKVTKTPVLPDTGDFRLLDRRCVDALKKLRETQRYTKGLYNWIGFKKVEVTFDAAPRHAGETKWSYRSLINLALEGITSYTTLPLRLSTIAGFAISLGTFIYLIYILIKTLVVGSTGSGFPTLMITILFLGGIQLISIGIIGEYLGRIFNEVKKRPLYFVEEYNGEKEDIV
- the gtcA gene encoding cell wall teichoic acid glycosylation protein GtcA, which gives rise to MNKLRKWLDKIPWYTDEIHSILMYLIMGGFTTLINIVTFWICEAVLGWDYRIANTVAWVASVLFAYFSNKKYVFESYTPTWKERTREVTSFFGFRFLTYLVDILVMILLISVLSVDELWAKIWTNVIVLVLNYVFSKWIIFKVKK
- a CDS encoding MerR family transcriptional regulator — protein: MNISEVATRQNITPATLRYYEQQGLIKPIKRNASGIRDYSNEDLKWIEFIKCMRSSGLSIGSLAQYMELFQKGDITLKERQKILELEYAKLLEKQAQINQAVSKLGNKIKNYQVKITQSE
- a CDS encoding UDP-N-acetylglucosamine 1-carboxyvinyltransferase; amino-acid sequence: MTEKLVIQGGKKLAGTLQVDGAKNSAVALIPAAILAESEVVLEGLPDISDVYTLYDILEELGGNVRSDNKTAVIDPTNMISMPLPNGNVKKLRASYYLMGAMLGRFKKAVIGLPGGCYLGPRPIDQHIKGFEALGAKVTNEQGAIYLRADELIGARIYLDVVSVGATINIMLAAVRAKGKTIIENAAKEPEIIDVATLLSNMGAIIKGAGTDTIRITGVEHLHGCHHTIIPDRIEAGTFMVLAAASGKGVRIENVIPTHLEGIIAKLTEMGVPMDIEEDAIFVGEVEKVKKIDIKTYAYPGFPTDLQQPLTALLTRADGSSVVTDTIYPSRFKHIAELERMGGKFKLEGRSAVITGPAKLQGSKVTATDLRAGAALVIAGLLADGQTEIHGVEHIERGYSKIIEKLTAIGADITRSSTVETNI
- a CDS encoding homoserine dehydrogenase, which gives rise to MEAKLQVGVLGFGTVGSGVIHILEEHQEKISQVTGYHISVKKVLVRNLEKNRRYETKGFELTTNPSDVLDDPEIAVVVEVMGSITTAREYILQALKAGKHVVTANKDLIALHGDELVAVAQANKCDLFYEASVAGGIPILRTIVNSLAADKIQKVMGIVNGTTNFMLTKMTTEKKSYEEVLAEAQELGFAESDPTNDVDGIDAARKMVIMTRLAFGMNVNLDNVETSGIRGISPEDIEVAYQLGYKIKLVGTAEETNGMVNVNVGPVLLPKAHPLAGVNYENNAVFVTGAAVGETMFYGPGAGELPTATSVVSDLITVAKNSRLGTNGNAFNSYKHETKHTPKEQVFSKYYLRLTMDDKTGTFLKLTQIFAEAGVGFDKILQQPYDDFTATVVIVTHSTSQAQLEQAIARVTDEPEMQMLAKYSVVEG
- the rho gene encoding transcription termination factor Rho — its product is MAKLSIAYLESLTIKEIYALAKEHKITYYSKLTKRELIFALLKSNAEKEGFFFMEGVLEIIPNEGFGFLRPINYSSSTEDIYISASQIRRFELRTGDKVSGKVRPPKENERYFGLLHVEAVNGENPEVAKERVHFPGLTPLYPDRQIHLETEKTPISTRTIDLISPIGFGQRGLIVAPPKAGKTVLLKEIANAITINHPDSELIVLLIDERPEEVTDIERSVKADVVSSTFDEVPENHIKVAELVLERAMRLVEQKRDVVILMDSITRLARAYNLVIPPSGRTLSGGIDPAAFHRPKRFFGAARNIEEGGSLTILATALVDTGSRMDDVIYEEFKGTGNMELHLDRQLAERRVFPAIDMRRSGTRKEELLLSKERLEQLWKIRKAMPKQGDGLDISERFVRYLKKTANNEAFYELLQEEMFKK